Proteins encoded together in one Osmia lignaria lignaria isolate PbOS001 chromosome 4, iyOsmLign1, whole genome shotgun sequence window:
- the CycH gene encoding cyclin H produces the protein MFPQSSQRRYWMFSDENDLAALREKTNAEFIEKHGAHMTPEEREEHFLSHTEERTLLRFYELQLRDFCRRFSPPMPRATIATALHYFKRFYLRNSVMDYHPKEILVTCVYLACKVEEFNVSIYQFVANIKGDREKASDIILNNELLLMQQLNYNLTVHNPFRPVEGLMIDIKTRYTSLENPERLRPYIDEFLERVFLTDSVLLYTPSQVALAATLHAASRASANLDNYVTDILFSKEHLGCIIEAVRKIRSMAKCVEPPSREVVRALEKKLEKCRNQENNPDSDIYKQRMQEMLDEEDLQDNEKYAKIMQDQAAHDEKILGVSKVLSPSAL, from the exons ATGTTTCCGCAAAGCTCGCAAAGAAGGTATTGGATGTTTAGCGATGAAAATGATCTAGCTGCATTAAGAGAAAAGACTAATGCAGAGTTTATTGAAAAGCATGGGGCGCACATGACG CCTGAGGAAAGGGAGGAACATTTCTTATCACATACAGAGGAACGTACTCTTCTTCGTTTCTATGAATTACAATTGAGAGATTTCTGTAGACGGTTTAGCCCTCCAATGCCAAGAGCTACTATAGCCACTGCATTGCATTACTTCAAAAGATTCTATCTGAGAAATAGTGTTATGGATTACCATCCAAAAGAGATTCTGGTCACATGTGTCTACCTGGCTTGTAAA GTAGAAGAATTCAATGTTTCCATATATCAGTTTGTTGCTAACATTAAGGGGGATAGAGAAAAAGCATCTGATATCATACTGAACAATGAATTGCTCCTTATGCAACAgttgaattataatttaactGTACATAATCCATTTAGACCAGTAGAGGGTCTGATGATAGATATCAAG ACAAGGTACACTTCTTTGGAAAATCCAGAAAGGCTGAGGCCATATATAGATGAATTTTTGGAAAGAGTATTCTTGACTGATAGTGTGTTGCTTTATACCCCAAGTCAAGTTGCCTTAGCTGCAACATTGCATGCTGCATCCAGAGCCTCTGCTAACTTGGACAATTATGTCACTGATATCTTGTTTTCTAAAGAGCACTTAGGGTGTATAATTGAGGCAGTAAGAA AAATAAGATCAATGGCTAAGTGTGTAGAACCACCCTCAAGGGAAGTGGTAAGGGCTTtggaaaagaaattagaaaaatgtagAAACCAGGAAAATAATCCTGACAGTGATAT ATATAAACAAAGAATGCAAGAAATGCTGGATGAAGAAGATTTGCAGGACAATGAAAAATATGCTAAAATTATGCAAGATCAAGCAGCCCATGATGAGAAGATCTTGGGTGTCAGCAAAGTTCTGTCCCCTTCTGCTCTTTAA